The Quercus robur chromosome 7, dhQueRobu3.1, whole genome shotgun sequence genome has a segment encoding these proteins:
- the LOC126691979 gene encoding UDP-glycosyltransferase 73C11-like has translation MASQSQPLHFILFPLMAQGHMIPMIDIAKLLAQRGVSVTVITTTHNAARFETSLARAVESGLQIQVIPLQFPCEEAGIPEGCDNLDKLPSLELGTKFFGSTSMLQQPVEELFEKLAPRPSCIIADMTLAWTADIALKFHIPRISFIGISCFTLLCWHNLRVHKVLERISSKSEYIVVPGLPDHVEVTKSQLSFSRDSRMEELCEQMVATDLASSYGVIVNSFEELEPAYVKEYKKAREDKVWCIGPVSLCNKDHLDKAERGNKASIEEHQCMKWLDSQEPCSVVYVCLGSLCNLIPSQLVELGLGLEASNRPFIWVIREENKSEELEKWILEERFEERIKGRGLLIWGWAPQLLILSHSSIGGFLTHCGWNSTIEAICAGVPMLTWPLFGDQFLNEKLVVHVLKIAVSVGVEDPVQWGEEEKIGVLVKKEDVKGAIDRLMAEGKEREERRKRARELGEMAKSSVEDGGSSQLNLTLLIQDICNNGESA, from the coding sequence ATGGCTTCTCAATCCCAGCCACTTCACTTTATCTTGTTTCCTCTCATGGCCCAAGGCCACATGATTCCTATGATAGACATTGCCAAATTGTTGGCACAAAGAGGTGTATCTGTCACTGTAATCACCACAACACATAACGCAGCCCGTTTTGAAACAAGTTTAGCTCGTGCTGTTGAATCTGGGCTCCAAATCCAAGTAATCCCGCTTCAATTTCCATGTGAAGAGGCAGGAATACCAGAAGGGTGTGACAATCTTGACAAGCTACCTTCACTAGAATTGGGCACAAAGTTTTTCGGTTCAACTAGCATGCTACAACAGCCAGTGGAAGAGTTATTTGAGAAGCTGGCTCCTCGACCAAGCTGCATAATCGCAGACATGACCTTGGCGTGGACAGCTGATATTGCTCTCAAGTTTCACATTCCAAGGATTTCTTTCATCGGAATAAGTTGCTTCACTCTCTTGTGCTGGCACAACTTAAGAGTTCACAAGGTTCTCGAGAGGATATCCTCCAAGTCAGAATACATAGTCGTTCCTGGCTTGCCTGACCATGTTGAAGTTACTAAATCCCAATTATCTTTTTCCAGAGATTCAAGAATGGAAGAACTTTGTGAGCAAATGGTAGCAACTGACTTAGCCTCATCATATGGGGTCATTGTAAATTCCTTTGAGGAGTTGGAGCCAGCATATGTCAAAGAATATAAGAAAGCAAGAGAAGATAAAGTCTGGTGTATTGGCCCTGTTTCACTTTGCAATAAGGACCACTTAGATAAGGCTGAGAGAGGTAACAAGGCCTCCATTGAAGAGCATCAATGCATGAAGTGGCTTGATTCTCAGGAACCCTGCTCAGTAGTCTATGTGTGCCTTGGAAGCCTGTGTAATCTAATACCTTCCCAATTGGTAGAGCTAGGATTGGGGTTAGAAGCATCAAACAGACCATTCATTTGGGTTATAAGGGAAGAAAATAAGTCAGAAGAGTTGGAAAAGTGGATTTTAGAAGAGAGGTTTGAAGAAAGGATCAAAGGGAGAGGCCTTTTGATTTGGGGTTGGGCTCCACAGTTGCTCATATTATCACATTCTTCAATTGGAGGGTTCTTAACGCATTGCGGTTGGAATTCAACCATAGAAGCAATATGTGCTGGGGTGCCAATGCTTACTTGGCCTCTATTTGGGGACCAGTTTCTCAATGAGAAATTAGTAGTACATGTACTAAAAATTGCTGTGAGTGTTGGGGTGGAGGATCCTGTACAGTGGGGTGAGGAAGAGAAGATTGGGGTGTTGGTGAAGAAAGAAGATGTCAAGGGGGCGATAGATAGGCTAATGGCTGaaggaaaggaaagagaagagaggagGAAACGAGCTAGAGAGCTTGGCGAGATGGCAAAAAGTTCTGTTGAAGATGGGGGATCTTCTCAACTGAACTTGACATTGCTAATTCAAGATATTTGCAACAATGGTGAATCAGCCTAA
- the LOC126690967 gene encoding anthocyanidin 3-O-glucosyltransferase 4-like, whose protein sequence is MKEDYSAIIFHFPLFHQQLSAIYLKNTICALFTNCSRTVHGSHDTIHTFKNYFATVFSVFSFSNNKLNPNGPKVWCIGPVSLSNKADLDKAQRGNKSSIDENQCLKWFDLWPQNYVVYACLGNLSRLTLLQLIELGLGLEACDRPFIWVIREDKNGEIEKWIIEDGFEERTKGTGLLIRGWAPQVLILSHPAIGGFLTHCGWNSMLEVVCAGVPMVTWPMFADQFFNEKLVVQVLKIGERMGAEIGIPLGDEEKFGVLVKREEVRDALGKIMTEGKEREDRRERARKLAEMAKIAIERGSSYLDIALLIEDIRKLSMGLKPKS, encoded by the exons ATGAAAGAAGATTACAGTGCAATAATCTTTCACTTCCCATTGTTTCACCAACAACTTAGTGCCATA TATTTAAAAAACACTATTTGTGCATTGTTTACAAACTGTTCACgtactgttcatgggtcccacgacactattcacacatttaaaaattattttgctacagtgttttcagttttcagtttcagcaacaataagctcaatccaaacggacccaaagTTTGGTGTATCGGGCCGGTGTCACTTTCCAACAAGGCAGACTTAGACAAGGCTCAGAGAGGTAACAAGTCCTCAATTGATGAAAACCAGTGCCTCAAGTGGTTTGACTTGTGGCCTCAGAACTATGTTGTTTATGCTTGTCTTGGAAATCTTTCTCGCCTTACATTGTTACAACTGATAGAGCTTGGGTTAGGCTTAGAAGCGTGTGACCGGCCATTCATCTGGGTGATTAGAGAAGATAAAAATGGGGAGATTGAGAAGTGGATAATTGAGGATGGCTTTGAAGAGAGGACAAAAGGGACGGGCCTCTTGATCCGGGGTTGGGCTCCACAAGTACTAATCTTGTCACACCCTGCAATTGGAGGATTTTTGACACATTGTGGTTGGAATTCAATGCTAGAAGTGGTTTGTGCTGGTGTGCCAATGGTAACATGGCCTATGTTTGCTGAccaattttttaatgagaagtTAGTTGTTCAAGTACTGAAGATTGGTGAGAGAATGGGGGCTGAAATTGGTATTCCATTAGGGGATGAAGAGAAGTTTGGGGTATTGGTGAAGAGGGAGGAAGTTAGGGATGCTTTAGGAAAGATAATGACTGAAGGGAAAGAAAGGGAAGATAGACGAGAGAGAGCAAGAAAGCTTGCAGAGATGGCAAAGATAGCAATAGAACGAGGGTCTTCTTACCTTGACATTGCATTGTTAATTGAAGATATTAGGAAACTATCCATGGGACTTAAGCCTAAGTCATGA
- the LOC126691978 gene encoding UDP-glycosyltransferase 73C11-like, which yields MCRSLNLSTSRYMPMASQSQPLHFILFPLMAQGHMIPMIDIAKLLAQRGVVVTVITTTHNEARFETCLARAIESGLQIRVIPLQFPCEEAGIPEGCDNLDKLPSLELGTNFFTSTCMLHQPVEDLFERLTPQPSCIISDMCLPWTSDIALKFHIPRISFLGGSCFCLLCFHNLRVHKAQEKVSSESEYFVVPGLPDQVEFTKSQLPFPRDSRMKKLSEQIAAADSASYGVIVNTFEELESAYVKEYKKAWEDKVWCVGPVSLCNKDRLDMTERGNKASIEVYQCMKWLDSQEPSSVVYVSLGSLCNLTPSQLIELGLGLEASNRPFIWVIREGNESKELEKWVLEERFEERIKGRGLLIWGWAPQLLILSNPSVGGFLTHCGWNSTIEAICAGVPMLTWPLYGDQFINEKLIVQVLKIGVRVGVEDPLQWGEEDKIGVLMKKEDVKGAIDRLMDEGEEREERRKRTRELGEIAKRAVEFGGSSYFNLILLIQDICNKQNMANQPNTLLL from the coding sequence atgtgtcgGTCACTTAATTTGTCTACCTCTAGATACATGCCCATGGCTTCTCAATCCCAACCGCTtcactttattttgtttcctcTCATGGCTCAAGGCCACATGATTCCTATGATAGACATTGCCAAATTGTTGGCACAAAGAGGTGTGGTTGTCACCGTGATCACCACAACACATAACGAAGCCCGTTTTGAAACATGTTTAGCTCGTGCTATTGAATCTGGGCTCCAAATCCGAGTGATCCCACTTCAATTTCCATGTGAAGAGGCAGGAATACCAGAAGGGTGTGACAATCTTGACAAGCTGCCTTCATTAGAGTTGGGCACGAATTTCTTCACTTCAACATGCATGCTACATCAGCCAGTGGAAGATTTGTTTGAGAGGCTGACACCACAGCCAAGCTGCATAATCTCCGACATGTGCTTGCCGTGGACAAGTGATATTGCTCTCAAATTTCACATTCCAAGGATTTCTTTCCTCGGAGGAAGTTGCTTTTGTCTCTTGTGCTTTCACAATTTACGTGTTCACAAGGCTCAAGAGAAGGTATCCTCCGAGTCAGAGTATTTTGTCGTGCCTGGCTTGCCTGACCAGGTTGAATTTACTAAATCCCAACTACCTTTTCCTAGAGATTCAAGAATGAAGAAACTTAGTGAGCAAATAGCAGCAGCTGACTCAGCCTCATATGGGGTCATTGTAAATACTTTCGAAGAGTTGGAATCAGCATATGTCAAAGAATACAAGAAAGCATGGGAAGATAAAGTCTGGTGTGTTGGCCCTGTTTCGCTTTGCAATAAGGATCGCTTAGATATGACTGAGAGAGGTAACAAGGCCTCTATTGAAGTGTATCAATGCATGAAGTGGCTTGATTCTCAGGAGCCCAGTTCTGTAGTCTATGTCTCCCTTGGAAGCCTATGTAATCTAACACCTTCGCAATTGATAGAGCTTGGGTTGGGTTTAGAAGCGTCAAACAGACCATTCATTTGGGTTATAAGGGAAGGAAATGAGTCAAAAGAATTGGAAAAATGGGTTTTAGAAGAGAGGTTTGAAGAAAGGATCAAAGGGAGAGGCCTTTTGATTTGGGGTTGGGCTCCACAGTTACTCATATTATCAAATCCTTCAGTTGGAGGGTTCTTAACGCATTGTGGTTGGAATTCAACCATAGAAGCAATATGTGCTGGGGTGCCAATGCTAACTTGGCCACTATATGGAGACCAGTTTATCAATGAGAAATTAATAGTGCAAGTACTAAAAATTGGTGTGAGGGTTGGGGTGGAGGATCCTTTACAGTGGGGTGAGGAGGACAAGATTGGGGTGTTGATGAAGAAGGAAGATGTTAAGGGGGCCATAGACAGGCTAATGGATGAAGGAgaggaaagagaagagaggagGAAAAGGACTAGAGAGCTTGGGGAGATTGCGAAGAGAGCTGTTGAATTTGGGGGATCTTCTTACTTCAACTTGATACTGCTAATTCAAGATATATGCAACAAGCAGAATATGGCAAATCAGCCTAACACACTTCTATTATAA